One part of the Deltaproteobacteria bacterium genome encodes these proteins:
- the nadC gene encoding carboxylating nicotinate-nucleotide diphosphorylase yields the protein MLTPQLESLIRWALVEDIGPGDITTTSTVPSGTAARGCISAGEPLVVAGIEVACRVFSMVDRELQISVLLDDGSVANPGDRIVELQGEARAMLSAERTALNFLQRLSGIATLTKKFVQSVQGSTARIVDTRKTTPGWRVLEKAAVRAGGGANHRFGLYDGVLIKDNHLAVVGAISEAVRAARNRIPHTVKVEVEVETLEQLEEALAAGADAVLLDNMPVSMIAAAVQRTGGRVLLEASGGVTLENVKEIAATGVDFISIGALTHSARAVDMSMEIVTETPQVVVV from the coding sequence ATGTTGACCCCGCAGCTAGAATCTCTGATCCGTTGGGCTCTTGTTGAGGACATTGGTCCAGGTGACATTACTACCACGAGTACTGTGCCGAGCGGCACTGCTGCCCGCGGATGTATATCAGCCGGCGAGCCTCTGGTGGTTGCGGGCATTGAAGTTGCCTGCCGCGTATTCAGCATGGTGGACCGGGAGTTGCAAATTTCCGTATTGCTGGATGATGGCAGTGTTGCCAACCCTGGCGACAGGATAGTTGAGCTGCAGGGCGAGGCTCGGGCCATGCTCAGCGCAGAAAGGACTGCTCTCAACTTCCTGCAAAGGCTTTCCGGTATTGCTACTCTGACCAAAAAATTCGTGCAAAGTGTGCAGGGATCCACAGCGCGCATCGTTGACACCCGCAAAACTACTCCGGGATGGCGGGTGTTGGAGAAGGCTGCTGTTCGTGCCGGCGGTGGAGCCAATCATCGCTTTGGCCTCTATGATGGAGTGCTCATCAAAGACAACCACCTTGCCGTGGTGGGCGCCATATCAGAAGCGGTAAGGGCAGCTCGCAATCGCATTCCCCACACTGTGAAAGTGGAGGTGGAAGTGGAGACTCTCGAGCAGCTGGAAGAGGCACTGGCAGCAGGCGCCGATGCGGTTTTGCTGGACAATATGCCAGTGAGCATGATAGCTGCAGCGGTCCAACGCACAGGAGGTCGGGTGCTGTTGGAAGCCTCAGGGGGAGTTACCCTGGAAAATGTCAAGGAGATAGCGGCGACCGGCGTAGATTTCATTTCAATAGGCGCACTGACCCATTCTGCTCGGGCAGTGGATATGAGTATGGAAATAGTAACGGAGACACCGCAAGTAGTTGTGGTCTGA
- the proC gene encoding pyrroline-5-carboxylate reductase — translation MLAASKVGFIGGGNMGEALIKGLLTSERLAPEQISVSDVRHDRLLYLQNNYGVHTTEDNGSLARDTDIMILAVKPQNLEEVVAELKGNLAHSPLLISIVAGVSLHRLQSGLVAAIPMVRVMPNAAALVLEGASAIAPGEHATAEHLAAARVLFESVGKVVEVKETDMDAVTGLSGSGPGYILLFMEALIDAGVFLGLSRSVARDLVVQTTLGTARLLAQSDEHPATLRDRVTSPAGTTINGLQVMERAALRATLIDAVAAATERARALGKK, via the coding sequence ATGCTGGCTGCCAGTAAGGTCGGATTTATCGGCGGGGGAAATATGGGAGAAGCTCTGATCAAAGGACTGCTAACCTCAGAACGTCTGGCGCCCGAGCAAATCTCGGTAAGTGATGTGCGGCATGACCGCCTCCTTTACCTGCAGAACAATTACGGGGTGCACACCACGGAAGACAATGGCAGCCTCGCCAGAGACACAGACATTATGATCCTGGCGGTCAAACCGCAGAATCTGGAAGAAGTTGTCGCCGAGCTAAAGGGAAACCTGGCACATTCCCCCCTGCTGATTTCCATTGTGGCCGGCGTTTCCCTGCATCGCTTGCAGTCCGGCCTGGTCGCAGCCATACCCATGGTTCGGGTCATGCCCAATGCAGCTGCTCTTGTTCTCGAGGGTGCTTCGGCTATTGCTCCGGGAGAGCATGCCACTGCAGAACATCTGGCAGCAGCCCGCGTCCTGTTCGAATCCGTGGGAAAGGTTGTGGAAGTAAAAGAAACCGATATGGATGCCGTTACAGGTTTGAGCGGCAGTGGCCCCGGCTACATTCTCCTCTTCATGGAAGCGCTTATCGATGCAGGAGTATTCCTGGGTCTGTCGCGCTCTGTGGCCCGCGATCTCGTCGTCCAGACAACTCTGGGCACAGCAAGACTTCTCGCCCAGAGCGATGAACATCCAGCAACACTCAGAGACAGGGTTACCTCGCCGGCAGGGACCACCATAAATGGGTTGCAGGTGATGGAGCGGGCCGCCCTGCGCGCCACCCTGATAGATGCGGTGGCTGCAGCGACTGAGCGCGCTCGAGCACTGGGAAAAAAATGA
- a CDS encoding YggT family protein: protein MFILANLLAALSSVIGFVLTVYMWIIIARALISWVNPDPYNPIVRFLYNVTDPVLLAIRRRLPLFFGGIDFSPVIVILVIVFLQQFLVGSLRDLAFRLAH, encoded by the coding sequence ATGTTTATCCTGGCCAATCTACTAGCTGCTCTTTCTAGCGTTATCGGCTTTGTGCTGACGGTATATATGTGGATCATTATTGCCAGGGCATTGATATCCTGGGTGAATCCAGATCCATATAATCCCATTGTGCGGTTTCTTTATAATGTGACTGATCCTGTTCTACTAGCCATTCGCCGCCGGCTGCCTCTTTTCTTTGGAGGCATCGACTTTTCGCCCGTGATAGTCATTCTGGTTATCGTGTTCTTGCAGCAGTTCCTGGTCGGCTCACTTCGCGACTTGGCTTTTCGATTGGCACACTGA
- a CDS encoding DivIVA domain-containing protein encodes MQLTPLDIQQKQFRLRLFRGFDVKEVESFLYQLAEQFSIVLREKDELRKELAEKNRQVQEYRDRERILKSTLISAQKAAERMKANAEKEAKLIVSEAEVKAERILNNAHNRLAQIHEDIAELKRQRTQFEFKVRATVESYMKMLDMQKEEEAEAADIESKVKFFPKP; translated from the coding sequence ATGCAACTCACACCCCTTGATATTCAACAAAAGCAGTTTCGCCTTCGTCTTTTTAGAGGCTTTGACGTGAAGGAGGTGGAGTCGTTCCTTTACCAGTTGGCGGAGCAGTTCAGTATCGTGCTGCGGGAAAAGGATGAACTGCGCAAAGAACTTGCAGAAAAGAACAGGCAAGTGCAGGAGTATCGTGATCGAGAGAGAATACTGAAAAGCACCCTGATCAGTGCTCAGAAAGCTGCCGAACGCATGAAGGCCAACGCAGAGAAGGAGGCCAAGCTCATCGTTTCAGAAGCAGAGGTCAAGGCGGAACGCATACTTAATAATGCTCACAACCGGCTGGCCCAAATTCACGAAGACATCGCTGAATTGAAGCGACAGAGAACACAATTTGAATTCAAAGTGCGTGCAACGGTTGAGAGTTATATGAAGATGCTGGACATGCAGAAGGAGGAAGAGGCAGAAGCAGCGGACATAGAGAGCAAGGTAAAATTTTTCCCCAAGCCCTGA
- a CDS encoding pantoate--beta-alanine ligase — protein sequence MDVFRTIEAMNSWRKERWRSGQRIGLVPTMGYLHPGHLALMEEALRRSDEVVVSIFVNPTQFSPGEDLDDYPRDMARDLELCRALGVHVVFAPEGAEMYGPGFQTKIIVEELSKNLCGRYRANFFTGVATVVAKLFCIVQPHLAVFGEKDFQQLVVVKRLSQDLNLGVEIIAHPTVREPDGLAMSSRNQYLSAEERRSALSLYKALLEARELVAGGERSAKTVIKRARAIIEAQPHTEIQYVQVVDEETMVDLDEVTDKALMAIAVFVGKARLIDNMRLWPDRS from the coding sequence ATGGATGTCTTTCGTACTATTGAAGCCATGAACAGTTGGCGGAAAGAACGCTGGCGAAGCGGCCAGAGAATAGGTTTGGTGCCAACTATGGGTTATTTGCACCCGGGTCATCTGGCTTTGATGGAAGAAGCACTGCGTCGTTCTGATGAAGTGGTGGTCAGTATCTTTGTCAACCCTACCCAGTTCAGCCCGGGTGAGGATCTGGATGACTATCCCAGAGATATGGCCAGAGATCTGGAGCTCTGCCGAGCTCTGGGTGTCCACGTGGTTTTTGCCCCAGAGGGGGCAGAAATGTATGGCCCCGGCTTTCAGACCAAGATTATCGTCGAAGAGCTCAGCAAGAATCTTTGTGGTAGATACAGGGCCAATTTTTTCACAGGGGTAGCAACAGTTGTGGCCAAGCTGTTCTGTATAGTCCAACCTCATCTGGCTGTTTTTGGAGAAAAAGATTTTCAGCAGCTGGTGGTGGTGAAGAGACTCAGCCAGGATCTGAATCTGGGCGTGGAAATTATTGCTCATCCCACTGTGCGTGAACCAGACGGCCTTGCCATGAGTAGTCGCAACCAGTACCTTTCTGCGGAGGAGCGGCGGTCGGCACTGAGCCTCTATAAGGCCCTGCTCGAGGCCCGAGAGCTGGTGGCAGGGGGTGAGCGGTCTGCAAAAACTGTCATAAAGCGAGCCAGAGCTATTATTGAAGCGCAGCCTCATACCGAGATACAGTACGTGCAGGTGGTGGATGAGGAGACCATGGTTGACCTGGATGAGGTTACTGACAAGGCCCTCATGGCCATAGCCGTTTTTGTGGGTAAGGCCCGCTTGATCGACAACATGAGACTTTGGCCTGACAGGAGTTGA
- a CDS encoding YggU family protein, translating into MASYVTNGSEGAILKVQVQPRASRDEVAGPRDEQLKIRITASPEKGKANRHLVKFLAKQLRLSPSQVEIVSGFTARKKVVLLRGVSAAEVEECFG; encoded by the coding sequence ATGGCCTCCTATGTAACCAATGGCTCTGAAGGGGCAATACTGAAAGTGCAGGTGCAGCCGCGCGCCTCGAGAGACGAGGTGGCAGGGCCCAGGGATGAACAATTGAAAATCAGGATAACTGCATCGCCTGAAAAAGGAAAGGCAAATAGACACCTGGTCAAGTTTCTCGCCAAGCAACTTCGGCTGTCGCCCTCACAGGTAGAAATCGTCTCTGGCTTTACTGCCCGAAAAAAAGTGGTCCTTCTTCGAGGGGTCTCGGCTGCTGAAGTGGAAGAATGTTTTGGCTGA
- a CDS encoding transporter substrate-binding domain-containing protein yields the protein MKKILVAFVASITLGLFFMQLPVMAADIELAKKSTLETILKRGELRVGFESGYMPFEMTNKKGQFIGFDIDMAKEMAKAMGVKFVPVNTAWDGIIPALTTNKFDIIMSGMTITQERNLKINFAEPYIIVGQAILLAKKHEGKVTSYKDLNNSKYIITSKLGTTGEQAVKRLMPRANYKSFETEPEAALEVVNGKADAFVYDLPYCAVFNAQQGKGKLVFLDKPFTYEPLAWAVNKGDPDFLNWLNNFLRQVKNDGRYDRIYNKWIKGSEWLKEVQQ from the coding sequence ATGAAAAAGATTCTAGTTGCCTTTGTTGCAAGTATTACTCTTGGGTTGTTCTTCATGCAGTTGCCGGTTATGGCCGCGGACATCGAGCTTGCCAAAAAATCAACCCTGGAGACCATTTTGAAGAGAGGAGAGCTGCGAGTCGGCTTCGAGTCGGGCTACATGCCCTTCGAGATGACCAATAAGAAGGGGCAGTTTATTGGCTTTGACATTGATATGGCCAAAGAGATGGCCAAGGCCATGGGAGTCAAATTTGTGCCCGTGAATACAGCCTGGGATGGCATTATTCCTGCGCTGACCACCAATAAGTTTGACATCATTATGAGCGGCATGACCATCACCCAGGAGCGAAATCTCAAGATCAATTTTGCCGAACCTTACATCATCGTCGGGCAGGCTATCCTGCTCGCCAAGAAGCACGAGGGCAAGGTCACCTCTTACAAGGACCTGAACAACTCCAAATACATCATTACCTCCAAACTGGGGACCACTGGTGAGCAGGCAGTAAAACGGTTGATGCCCAGGGCCAACTACAAATCATTTGAGACCGAACCGGAAGCGGCACTGGAGGTGGTGAATGGCAAGGCCGATGCCTTTGTCTATGACCTGCCCTATTGCGCTGTGTTCAATGCCCAACAGGGCAAGGGCAAGCTGGTATTTCTGGACAAGCCGTTCACCTATGAGCCGCTTGCCTGGGCCGTGAACAAAGGAGACCCGGACTTTCTGAACTGGCTGAACAACTTTCTCAGGCAGGTAAAGAATGACGGCCGCTATGACCGTATTTACAACAAGTGGATTAAAGGCTCGGAATGGCTCAAGGAAGTACAGCAGTAA